TCGAAACATCTTCCAATACTCCTGATGGGTTGCCGTAATATAGTGCTCACCGGTCTGGGCTGTATGGTGAGTAATTTCGTAAGCCAGCAATTGTGTGCTCTGCCCTATTAATTTTCGGATATTGCTTTTTCTCGAATTATATCCAATCAGCGTCTTCGCCAATTGAATACTTTTCTCTACTTTTTGGGATTCTGTATCAATCACCAAAAAAGAAAGCATCTCCTTGATGCGCTCCAGTTGTTGCCGAATCCGCAATAAGGACTGGTTCACTTTAATGGAAATACCGAAACGATGTGAATTACTAAAAGCCGTTTCTATATAAGTTTCGCATTGCTTGTGAAGTACCAATAGTTGTTTGTATGAAAGATCCTCAGTCGTAATATATTTTGTCTCCGATTGTAAAATACGATCATTTAACTCGGTAAACTCCCGCATGATTGCGATAAATGGACTATCAAAATTCTGAAACTCAGGCACCATTTTATTGACATCAGTTTCCATGGCACGACCTGTGATACGTTGCACCAACAGTTCTATCCCATATAAGATTTCGATCATTTCAAAACCCGTTTCATTATCATATATCGAATCGAATTCACATAATCGAAAAAGCTTATGCAGTTGTTCGGCGGGAATCGTTGACACCCAATCTGCGTCTTTAACTGTGTAAAACACTTGGTTCAGTAAATACTGTAACGTTGACTTTGCCGGTTGATAAGGCAGATAGCGCTCCGTTATTCGCTTCCTGAGTTCATAAATAAAGTCGGCATAACTGATAATGCCCGTATCGGATACCAATTGATCAAAATCTCTTCGCCAGAGAACACGTTTGAGATATTGGACAAATTGACGCCTTGTATCGGGTAACTCTTTCAGAAAATCAAGAAAAAACTGGATATCGACCTGGTAAAATAATTGCACTCTTTTTGGACGAATAATAGCTACAATTAAAACCAAAAGCTCAATTTCTGCAAACGCTGGATTATCCAAATGATTATTATAGCGATCAAACAGCTCAACTATTTGCTGTTTGTGATCCATTTTTTTCTTCATAACCTCTTATTATCCGCTTTTCGATGGCTACTTAAACAGCCCGTATAAACTTTAATGTCTTAAGATACCATATTTAGGACTAAATTGTTTTAAATTATGAAATCTATTCCCTCTTATTTTCTATAAAGCAAAGAGTCTAAGGAACACATATCCCACTACCATTATCACCGAAATCTCAAGCAGGAAAATACCTGAAACCAGTGATAAGCCTCCGTAAAAATTCTTCTATTTTTGCAATAGCGAACAGGATAAAAATGAAGACAACAAATTTTGCGATAGTATGCTTAGGTCTATTCCCCATGCTTCTAAAAGCACAGGACGGCATCACATTTGACGATGATTTTAACTTATGGAACATCGAAAAAGGACAAACAGCCGCCGTTTTTGTTGAAAAAGCCTATATACGCTCTGGGCCAGGCCTCAACATGAAAGTGGTGGACTCACTGACACTTGGCAAAAATGTCACCATTGCGAGCGCTCCGTTTAAGGGTAATACCATCAAAAATTTTTATGCTCCTTGGTATCAGATCAGCTACGATAGCGATGGTCAGCTTAAACAGGGGTTTATCTGGCTCGGGTTATTGGCACTCGGTAAACAGACCGACAAGGACGGCCTTCAGTATTTATTCGGCTTTGAACGTTTCATCAAACAACAAAATGAGGAACAACAGGATCACTATTTAACCACAGTAAAATTGTTGGATGCACAAGATTCATTAATCACTAGTCAATCTTACCCATTTGTATTCTCTGGGCAGCTGAGCTCGCAAAGTAAACTGCTGCCAGCTATGGGACTAAATAATGTAAAGCAAATCTTACGCATGGAATTTTTATCAGGTGCCTGCGGAGTCCCCACGGAGTATAATTACATTGCCTGGACTGGCCAGAAATTGATCAATCTCCCCAGTAGGTACTCTGTTAGTGATGCCGGTGTCTTTTATTACGACGAAAAAATCCTATTCCCCTCAGAGCACAAAAGAAACAACCAGTTGATCTATAAATACATCGAAGAAGGAGAAGCGAAAGATGATGATACCCTAGACCCCGACTATCATATTTCGAAAAGAGAAGAACATTTTCAATGAGATGGTGATAAGTTCGTAAAACTTACGCTACCGAAATAACTTTTCAATAAAATTCAACATATTAGTAAAAATAATAAAAGAAAGAAGCAAAGAATGGAAGAGAAAAATATTTACGATTTGTTCTATAGAGGTGAACTTGATCTGTTTATTATAGAGGGCGAAAATCAATTAAAGCAGAACGACCAGGATGTGCCACTATGGACACATCTTGCTGTTGCCTATCACGATCAAGTATTTTATGATGGACACGAAGCTATTTTTGATATCATACAGGAGAAGATGATCCCCTATCTCCAAAAAGCACTACTAGTAGAGCCAGAAAATGAAACAACGCTCTATCACATGCTCAATTACGTCTTAGGCAACCAGGCTAGCTTAGAGCAGATCAATCGTCCGAGAAAACACATCAACGAGAACAACAAAGACCAGTTTATCGGTTATGCAAAAAAATTGATCGCAATACCTAAAATGGCGCCCTATGGCTACGGTTTCCTTGCAGATATTTATGAGAGTCTACAGGATGATACAGCCCTATTAGCGTTATTGGATGAGGGGATCGGTTATTTCAATGAAACTTTTAAAGACAATCGCGAAGCTGCTGATCAAAATTTCTCCATATTCTGGATGAAAAAAATATATCTTTTGGACCGTACCAAACAGATTTCGGGTACAGCGCTAACCGCTTTAATAGGAGAGCAATTTGATCGCTTTGTCAGCGGCAGTGAAATGCAATATGTGGACCTTGCAGAGATCGCTTATGAAAACAAAGAGATAGATCTGGCCTTAAAAGTATTATTAAAACTTATTAAAGGCGAAAATTCAGCTGCCCATATCCATGCGGAACTGGTTAAATGGCATGGTCGCTTTGAAGAGCTTATCGCTGACGGTTATGAAAACCCTGAGGTGTTCTATTACCAGCTTATCATTGAACGCAATTATTCCGAAGATATTGGGATACCGCTAGACTATTATTATCTACACGCACTAAAACTGATTGACGAATATCCAGACTTATACGCAGGCTATCATTTTGCAGCCGCATACCTTTATGACGATGGACAACATCAAGCTGCATTACCTTACCTCCAACAATTGGGCGAAAGACAGTGGAATGCAACATCTTGGCGCCGTCTTGTCGAATGCACCTACTTAACAACAGGCGAAGTAATTGCGCAAGTTCCGTCGTTCGATGACTTACCACGCGATCTCTATAATGAAGCAATTAACCTATCTGACTTTGTAGATGCATTGGATACCCTGTCAGCTGAAGACACACTGGCCCTGAGACAGCTTTACCTTGCCGTTTATCGCCAGGCTTATGATGCCTTTGCGGCTTATTTCGAACAAGGAAAATATGAAAGTGATTATTTCGGTGGAAGCCACAATCGTGCAATGAATTGCAATAACCTGGCGATTGCATTAAAGAATGTAGATCTCCTCGAAGATAGCTATCAAATCGCAACTGAAGGGCTAAACTACTCAGATTTTGAAGAACTACATCAGACGCGAACAGATGCATTGTCGAAATTGGAGGATTATGAACGTTTAAAAGACGCCCTCATACTATATTTCGACACATATCAAGTCACTTTGAGCGACCTCGATGAAATGCGCGATGAGGAAATGGAAGAACAATTCGCTGAAGATGACTCAGATTTAGTGTTCCCAAGTTGCTATCAAATGTTTGTGTATCAGCTTGAAGTAAATTATCATCTGGGACTTTCTCCCGATATACAGGCAGAAGCACAATATCTTCTGGAGCATATATATCAGTTCTACATCAATCACCCTACGCTAAACGACTATCATTATAGGGATTTTGAGGCTGCTAAAAATGGCGTGGAAGGTATTATTTATGATATTCTTGAGCCTAACGATCGTGATTACCGTATCCACTATTATGAAGATATGGCACAGCAATACCCGCATGAAGCACAACCGCAGTATATCCTCATGCAGTTATACAATGAAATATCCGACTATAGCGCCATTGTTGCTGCAGCACAAACTTACCTCAAAAATAAAAAGGAATTTATCATCGATGACTTTGATAAAGCAAAGACTTTATATCTGATTATCAAAGGTCATTATTTCCTCTCCGAATTTAGATCGGGGGCAGAAGTATTTCAACGTCATGATGCTTGGGTTGCCACAGTCATGGATCCCGAAGATTATGTACTTTGGGTAAAATTCGGAATCATGTTGCTTGCTGAGCAGGAAAATCTAGCGGAAGTCAACCGCAATGTAATGGTCTTTAACGGCATCTATGCACAAAGTGAATGGGGCTATGATGACGACTGTGAATCTGTAAAGTTGGCGGAAGCACTTGTTAATTACAAAACGGGAAACCTAAAAAAAGCCCATAGTTTACTCAATGAAGTACTGGCTTATTTAGACCATAGCGCACTGGCAGACGAATATAAAAGAACCTGGAAGAAACCAGGTTTCTTATCAAACTTTAAGTTCTAGCGAGCTCCTCGCCCAACTTAAATAATAAAATAAGCGTAGTAAACAGTTTGATCTGTTTATTACGCTTCTATGGAATATAGCTTCCCATCAATACCCAAGGTTCTTCTCCAATAATACGCGTTTTCCATACTATTGCCACGAGCGCTGCAAAGTCCGTACCTGGAATAAAAAACAGTCATCTCGATGGTGGGTTTAATACTTATTCAAAAAAAGCTATATTTGAACTGTGCTGGCACTAAAATATCTAATCGGACTAATTCTTTTTCTTGGCTTATGGGCCAAGCCGACTACGGTATTTCCCTGCCATCAAAGTAAGGCAAAAACCTGTCCTATAGGCAATCCGGATCATGCAAGCAAAAAATATGATTGCTGCCAAAAATTACACACGAAGAAGAAACCACTATGTCAGCACCGCAAGCAATGTCGGGATTGTAGTTGTCATTGCGCCTCGGCAACAAGTATATTGGCAGTCCCTAACTTTCCGGTTCAACTGCCAAAAATTTCCTTCTCAATCTTTAAAAAATTATATAGTGGCTTATTGTCCGCCTATCTTTCAGATGGTTATTTTTATCCTTGGGTTCCCCCTAAAATAGCCTAGATACCACAGAGAAAGCTTTTTTGAAAAAGTAAATCTCCTTATTAATTTAAAGAACCTGCCCTATCCCGATCAACGAAAGCAGATCGCATTCCGCAGGGATTCATACACGTATTAGAACATTTAGAACACATGAGACTTCTCAATAATATCATAACAGCCTGCCTTTTAGCTAGCAGCATATACAGCTATGCACAGGATAATACCATGACAACCCAAACAGTCAAAATTAGCGGCAATTGTGGGATGTGTAAAAAAACAATAGAAAAAGCCGGAAACTCCGCGGACTCCAAAGTAGATTGGAACGAGGATAACCAGACAGCAAATATCTCCTTTAATGCCGAAAAAACCTCCCTGGATGCTGTTTTGAAAAAGGTCGCGTTGGCCGGTTATGACAATGAAAAATACTTGGCTCCAGCAACGACTTATGCCGACTTGCATGGCTGTTGTCAATATGACAGAACCTTAAGTGCCCCACCAGCCAACCCCGAAAATACTCCTGAAAGCAAAGAAGAAAGCACAGGATCGTCATCTGTCGCTGAGTCAGGTAACTTCCAACCGATTTATGATCAGTATTTCCAATTGAAAGATGCGCTTGTTGCCTCAGACCACAAGACTGTCGCGACAGGTGCTGCAAAACTTTCAAGCCTGTTGACGACGTTAAAATCGACTGACTTAACTGCTGCCGAGCAACAGGTTTGGAAAGTACAGGTAAATGCGATAACACAGCACACCAAGACGCTGCATGAGGCAAAAGATCTTGCAAAACAACGTATGGCATTTGTGTCGCTCTCCGAAGAAGTCTATAAACTGGCCAAAAGTTCCAAACCTGCACTTCCGGTCTACCAACAAAAATGCCCTATGTTTAACGGAGGCAAGGGTGCCACATGGTTAAGTCTCAATAAAGACGTCAAAAATCCATACTATGGCGCCCAGATGCTAACTTGCGGAAGTACAATCCAAACGATACAATAATAGAGACCAACATCTCAAAGAGATCTGTTTCCATGCCAAAAGGTTCGTCCACAACGCAGACGAACCTTTTTTATGCCCCCTAAATTGGCTACTCCATCTCGACAGGGAAATATAAATTACCCAGCGAAATCATTAAAAATTGATTATTTCGAAGGATAAACCTTAAATTATAGCTTTTTTTATTGATTCAAAATAGTATATTAGAAGGAGCATCAAGCTAACCATACAAAAGATAATTAGGGAGAATAACAAAGATATCGTGATCAAATAAGATGAGATTTAATCCATGGAAAAAGTAATCATTACAGGAGGAACAGGTGCTATTGGCCTTCATTTGACTAAATTACTGGTCGCCAACTTCTATGAAGTAATCATCTTCACAAGGGATCCAAAGGCTTATCCAGTACAACCTAATGTTCGATATATCCATTGGAACCCCAAAAAGCAGGTCATCGATACGAAATCGATCCAAGAAGCGGATTATATTATCAATTTAGCGGGTGCCAACCTCAATGGATCGCGATGGAGCAAGGCTTATCAGCAAGAAATTATATCAAGCCGGGTGGAAAGTGGACAACTACTTTATCAAACCTTAAAACAGATTCCAAACCAAGTAAAAGCTGTCATATCAGCATCCGCAACTGGCTGGTATGGTGCTGACGATAGTTATCAGAAAAAACCCTTCGAAGAGGGAGATCCCCAAGGGGGTGATTTTTTATCCTGGGTCTGCAATCTTTGGGAAGACAGTGTAAAACCAATTGAAACCTTAGGAAAAAGGCTCATTATCTTCCGATTCGGTGTTGTGATCAGTAAAGAACAAGGCTTATTGAAAGAAGTCAATCGACTGCTACGTTTTCGGTTCAACCCTATTCTGGGCTCAGGCAAACAGATGTTGAGCTGGATCCACATGGAAGACCTCGCCCGAATGCTGCTATTTGCTATACAAAACGATGCCCTCGCTGGTGTATACAATGCCTGTTCCTCCGATCCAATGCCTCTTGGTCACTTTACTAAGCGTATTGCAAGGCGGCGGTACGGAATATTCTACATGCCTTTTCCTGTCCCCGCTTTCTTGATTAAGCTGTTTCTTGGAAAAAAAGGACAGGAAATGGTACTTAATGGCACATGGGTCAGTAATAAAAAGATACTTCAGGAAAAATTCCCCTTTAAGTACCCAACTTTGGACAATAATTGTATAGATAATTTACACATCGGTTAATTGTTAATTCGCGTTAATTTCAGCCCTTTTCGGGACAAAATCCGTATATTTGCGGCTTATGAAGATTTTTAGATATGGCGCAAAGGGCTCCGAAAAGGCGGGAGTCATTTTAAATGAAAAGAAATATGATGTTTCAGAAGGAAATTTTCAATATAACCGTGATTTCTTTGCAAATACGGCAAATTTGGAGAAACTTCAAGCATATGTAGAACAGAATCGCGAAAACCTAAAAGAGATCGCTGCGGATGAACGTATTGGCACTCCTTTGGAAGCTCCCTCCAAAATTCTTTGTGTTGGACTCAACTTCGACGATCACGTTAAGGAAACCAAATTGCAGCAAGCAGCAGAACCTATTGTTTTCATGAAATCTGTTTCGGCATTTAATGGTCCTTTCGATGGTATTACACTACCTAAAAACTCTGTGAAATCCGATTGGGAAACCGAGCTTGCTATCGTTATAGGTAAGAAAGCTTCCTATGTTAGTGAAGAAGAGGCCCTGGATTATGTTTTTGGCTACGTGCTACATAACGACGTGACTGAACGGGAGTTTCAGATCGAAAGAGGTGGTACCTGGGACAAAGGTAAAGGTTGCGATACATTCGCTCCCATTGGTCCATTCATTGCTACAAAAGATGAAATTCAAGATGTCGATAATATGAGAATTTGGCTTAAATTAAATGGCGATCTTATGCAAGATGGCAACACAAGCGACTTTATCTATCGTGTTCCAAAGCTTATATCGTACTTAAGCCAGTTCATGTCCCTACTTCCGGGTGATATCATCTCAACAGGCTCACCAGCCGGTTCAGGTATGGGAAAATCCCCGCAACGCTTTCTTCGCGATGGCGATATTATTGAATACGGCATCGAAGGTCTTGGATCTGGGAAACAAGTAATATCTACTCACTCCCTATCTTAACTTCCTGCCGATATAGACCGATCTTTCCTGTCTTTATTTTTTATCTGGAAAGATCGGCTCAACGGCTATTTTTTCGTCATTTCATTGTAATTTATCAACCGCATTTGTGTACATTTATATCGACATCCACTTTGTTAACATAAATGCATAAATCCCTATAGGGTCAATGATTCAACTAAACAACATATCTAAATCATTCGAGGTTAAATCCAAACGAATAGATGCATTGAAGAGTCTCTCCCTATCCATTGCCAAGGGAGAAATATTTGGCGTCATAGGAGCTTCAGGTGCCGGCAAAAGCACACTGATTCGTTGTGTAAATCTGTTAGAAAGACCGGACACAGGTCAAGTCATTATTGAGAATGAGGATCTGATGTCGATGTCTTCCAAAGATTTAATGATGAAACGAAGAAATATCGGAATGATCTTCCAACATTTCAATCTATTGTCATCCCTAACAGTCTCTGAGAACATATCTTTTCCATTGCAACTGGAAGGTAAATCAAAGGCATTTATCCGGCAAAAAGTTTCGGAATTGCTAAGCCTCGTTGGACTGGAAGATAAAGCGGAGATTTATCCGGCAAATCTATCTGGAGGACAGAAACAACGGGTAGCTATAGCTCGCGCACTGGCAAATGACCCCCATATCCTACTCTGTGATGAGGCCACCAGTGCCCTGGATCCAGCAACGACAAAATCTATCCTCACCTTATTAAAAAAAATCAATAAGCAACTGGGACTTACAATCTTATTGATTACCCATGAAATGGATGTGATCAAAAGGATATGTGATCAAGTAGCAGTACTGGATCAGGGAACTTTAATTGAGAGTGGTTCTGTTGAAACCATTTTCGCAAACCCACAGCAGGAAACCACCAAAAACTTTATTCAATCTTCTTTACAGGTCGATATCCCCTTAGGTTTTCAGGAACGGTTAAAAGACAGTGGCAATCCACTTGTCGAGATTTACATGACCTCCAGTGAAGATTCCATTCCATTTATACAACAGTTGGAACGCCAATATCAGGTCAAAACAAATATTATTACCGCACAAATCGACTACATTGGCGAAATGAAGTTTGGTGTTATATTAGCCGAATTGTCAGGTGATATCGACAAAATAAAAGCGAGTCTCTCCTATTTAAAAGAACAGCATCCGCAAACTAAAATATTAGGTTATGTCTGATCAAGTACTAGAATTACTATTATCAGGAACACTCGAGACATTGATGATGACTTTCCTGTCAGGTTTCTTTGGTTTTGTAATCGGACTTCCACTTGGAATCTACCTATTCTTGACCAGAAAACATCAGCTGCTGGAAAACAAAACCATGCACCAGATTGTTTCCTTGCTAGTGAACGTGTTCAGATCTATTCCATTCATTATTCTCATTGTATGGATGATTCCATTTACACGTCAGCTTGTAGGAACATCCATAGGTATGTCAGCAGCATTGGTCCCTTTAAGCATTGGCGCAGCTCCTTTTATTGCGCGATTGGTAGAAAACAGCTTATTGGAGATCCCTCATGGATTAATTGAAGCTGCCAGAGCCATGGGCGCGAGTACACAGCAGGTGGTCTTTAAAGTGTTGCTTCCGGAGGCATTACCCTCACTGGTGAACAATGCGACAATAACGTTAATTACACTTGTAGGCTATTCGGCTATGGGTGGCGCTGTTGGGGCCGGCGGACTGGGACAGATTGGCTACCAATACGGCTATGTTGGTTATGACACCTTCATCATGAATGCTGTCCTTATTTTATTAATTTTAATTGTATTCCTTTTGCAATATACAGGCGATTATATCTCTAAAAAAGTAAACCATCGTTAACATTAATTGTATCATATGAAACCATCATGATTTATTCGATCATACAGTGGAGTGAATAACAGAGCAAAGCGAGTTCATGAATGCCGCTTAAAACATACACTCGATGGATAAATCTGATAGCTTCATCACAACTGAAACCGCCGAAGGCAGCATGAATGCCTTAAAGGGAAAATGAAATAATGAATAAACAAATTTATACAGATGAAAAAAATGAACTATGCATTTGCAATTCTAGCTTTTAGTCTGACGACTATTGTAGCTTGTAACAACAGGGAAAAGAAAGAAAACACCCTTAAAGTTGGTGTGGTGACGGGTCCTGAAAAGGAACTTGCGGAGACGGCTAAGAAAGTTGCAAAAGAAAAGTTCAATCTGGATGTGGAACTCGTTTCCTTCAATGATTACGTCGTTCCTAATGAAGCTCTGAACCAAGGTGATATCGATGTCAATGTATTCCAGCACCAACCCTATCTTCAGGAACAATCCAAACAACGTGGTTTCACCAAACTGACCATTGTGGGAAATACATTTGTATTTCCGATTGTCGCCTATTCTAAAAAGATCAAAACCATCACCGAACTTCAGCCCGGTGCGACTATCGCTATCCCAAATGACCCAACAAATGGTGGACGTTCGCTATTACTTCTTCAGCGTGAGGGAATCATCGGTTTAAAAGAAAATGTTGGCATACAACCAAAAGTAACAGACATTGTGAGCAACCCGAAACAGGTTAAAATAATCGAAATGGAAGCCCCTCAGCTACCTCGCGTACTTGACGATCCTCAGGTTGTTGTTGCGATCATCAATAACAGCTTTGCTTCACAGGCTGGATTGGATCCTGAAAAACAAGGTTTATTTACCGAGGATAAAGAATCTCCTTATGTTAATTTAATTGTTGCACGGGCAGATAATAAAAATGATGAAAAAGTACAGCAGTTTATACAATCCTATCAATCACCTGAGGTAGAAGCAACAGCAAAGAAAGTATTTAAAAACGGAGCCATAAAAGGCTGGTAACCTCACAAACGCATGATAACAGCAGCTCATTCATGTCCATGTGGCTCGGGTTCAACTTTTGGCGAATGCTGTATACAAATTCATAGCACCCATGCTAAGGCAACAACAGCCGAAGCGCTTATGCGAGCTCGTTACAGCGCTTTTGTCGTGGGAAACATTGACTTTT
The window above is part of the Sphingobacterium sp. ML3W genome. Proteins encoded here:
- a CDS encoding DUF3347 domain-containing protein, which translates into the protein MRLLNNIITACLLASSIYSYAQDNTMTTQTVKISGNCGMCKKTIEKAGNSADSKVDWNEDNQTANISFNAEKTSLDAVLKKVALAGYDNEKYLAPATTYADLHGCCQYDRTLSAPPANPENTPESKEESTGSSSVAESGNFQPIYDQYFQLKDALVASDHKTVATGAAKLSSLLTTLKSTDLTAAEQQVWKVQVNAITQHTKTLHEAKDLAKQRMAFVSLSEEVYKLAKSSKPALPVYQQKCPMFNGGKGATWLSLNKDVKNPYYGAQMLTCGSTIQTIQ
- a CDS encoding TIGR01777 family oxidoreductase: MEKVIITGGTGAIGLHLTKLLVANFYEVIIFTRDPKAYPVQPNVRYIHWNPKKQVIDTKSIQEADYIINLAGANLNGSRWSKAYQQEIISSRVESGQLLYQTLKQIPNQVKAVISASATGWYGADDSYQKKPFEEGDPQGGDFLSWVCNLWEDSVKPIETLGKRLIIFRFGVVISKEQGLLKEVNRLLRFRFNPILGSGKQMLSWIHMEDLARMLLFAIQNDALAGVYNACSSDPMPLGHFTKRIARRRYGIFYMPFPVPAFLIKLFLGKKGQEMVLNGTWVSNKKILQEKFPFKYPTLDNNCIDNLHIG
- a CDS encoding fumarylacetoacetate hydrolase family protein — its product is MKIFRYGAKGSEKAGVILNEKKYDVSEGNFQYNRDFFANTANLEKLQAYVEQNRENLKEIAADERIGTPLEAPSKILCVGLNFDDHVKETKLQQAAEPIVFMKSVSAFNGPFDGITLPKNSVKSDWETELAIVIGKKASYVSEEEALDYVFGYVLHNDVTEREFQIERGGTWDKGKGCDTFAPIGPFIATKDEIQDVDNMRIWLKLNGDLMQDGNTSDFIYRVPKLISYLSQFMSLLPGDIISTGSPAGSGMGKSPQRFLRDGDIIEYGIEGLGSGKQVISTHSLS
- a CDS encoding methionine ABC transporter ATP-binding protein, with product MIQLNNISKSFEVKSKRIDALKSLSLSIAKGEIFGVIGASGAGKSTLIRCVNLLERPDTGQVIIENEDLMSMSSKDLMMKRRNIGMIFQHFNLLSSLTVSENISFPLQLEGKSKAFIRQKVSELLSLVGLEDKAEIYPANLSGGQKQRVAIARALANDPHILLCDEATSALDPATTKSILTLLKKINKQLGLTILLITHEMDVIKRICDQVAVLDQGTLIESGSVETIFANPQQETTKNFIQSSLQVDIPLGFQERLKDSGNPLVEIYMTSSEDSIPFIQQLERQYQVKTNIITAQIDYIGEMKFGVILAELSGDIDKIKASLSYLKEQHPQTKILGYV
- the metI gene encoding methionine ABC transporter permease MetI gives rise to the protein MSDQVLELLLSGTLETLMMTFLSGFFGFVIGLPLGIYLFLTRKHQLLENKTMHQIVSLLVNVFRSIPFIILIVWMIPFTRQLVGTSIGMSAALVPLSIGAAPFIARLVENSLLEIPHGLIEAARAMGASTQQVVFKVLLPEALPSLVNNATITLITLVGYSAMGGAVGAGGLGQIGYQYGYVGYDTFIMNAVLILLILIVFLLQYTGDYISKKVNHR
- the metQ gene encoding methionine ABC transporter substrate-binding lipoprotein MetQ encodes the protein MKKMNYAFAILAFSLTTIVACNNREKKENTLKVGVVTGPEKELAETAKKVAKEKFNLDVELVSFNDYVVPNEALNQGDIDVNVFQHQPYLQEQSKQRGFTKLTIVGNTFVFPIVAYSKKIKTITELQPGATIAIPNDPTNGGRSLLLLQREGIIGLKENVGIQPKVTDIVSNPKQVKIIEMEAPQLPRVLDDPQVVVAIINNSFASQAGLDPEKQGLFTEDKESPYVNLIVARADNKNDEKVQQFIQSYQSPEVEATAKKVFKNGAIKGW